One Nitrospira sp. DNA window includes the following coding sequences:
- a CDS encoding Aspartate aminotransferase, which yields MMRTGNQRMERLAQSEIRAMTQACARVNGINMAQGVCDTGVPPVVAQGAQRAIDLGVNIYTRYDGLPELRQAIAKKLAADNHLTVDPEQEVTVSAGATGSFHCACLALLNPGDEVIVFEPYYAYHISALVAVEAVPLVVPMHPPDWTFSPEDVRNAVTDRTRAIVLNTPGNPSGKVFSREELEWIADLARRHDLFVFTDEIYEYFLFDGRRHISMATLPEMAERTITIGGYSKTFSITGWRIGYSAAQAKWAQLIGAMNDLLYVCAPAPLQYGVAKGIEELPPSFYRQLAQEYQEKRDRFCLALSQAGLPPAVPQGAYYVLADVSRLPGATGKERAMYLLERSGVAGVPGEAFFSSRTGHRFVRFCFAKTDGDLVEACERLSRLP from the coding sequence ATGATGCGGACCGGCAACCAACGAATGGAGCGGTTAGCCCAATCGGAAATCCGGGCCATGACGCAGGCCTGTGCAAGGGTCAACGGCATCAATATGGCTCAAGGGGTCTGCGATACCGGTGTGCCGCCGGTCGTGGCGCAGGGGGCTCAGCGAGCGATCGACCTCGGAGTGAACATCTATACAAGGTACGACGGGTTGCCGGAGTTGCGGCAAGCGATCGCCAAGAAGTTGGCCGCGGACAATCACCTCACGGTCGATCCTGAACAGGAGGTGACCGTCAGTGCCGGCGCGACCGGTTCCTTTCATTGTGCCTGTCTGGCGCTGCTCAACCCCGGCGACGAAGTCATTGTCTTCGAACCCTACTACGCCTACCACATCAGCGCCCTGGTGGCAGTCGAGGCGGTGCCGCTGGTGGTGCCTATGCATCCACCGGACTGGACCTTTTCGCCGGAGGACGTTCGGAACGCCGTAACCGATAGGACCAGGGCGATCGTCCTCAATACACCGGGCAATCCATCGGGAAAGGTCTTCAGTCGAGAGGAATTGGAATGGATCGCCGACCTCGCACGACGGCACGACCTGTTCGTCTTCACCGACGAAATTTACGAATACTTTCTGTTCGACGGGCGCCGCCACATCAGTATGGCGACCCTGCCGGAGATGGCCGAACGGACCATCACCATCGGCGGGTATTCGAAAACGTTCAGCATCACCGGCTGGCGCATCGGTTACAGTGCAGCGCAGGCGAAATGGGCGCAGTTGATCGGGGCCATGAACGATCTCTTGTATGTCTGCGCGCCGGCGCCGCTGCAATATGGAGTTGCAAAAGGGATTGAGGAATTGCCGCCGTCGTTTTATCGCCAACTCGCCCAGGAGTATCAGGAGAAGCGGGATCGGTTTTGTCTGGCACTGTCGCAGGCGGGACTTCCTCCGGCCGTTCCGCAAGGCGCCTACTATGTACTCGCGGATGTCTCGCGCTTGCCCGGTGCGACCGGCAAGGAACGCGCGATGTATCTGTTGGAACGCAGCGGCGTCGCGGGGGTACCGGGCGAGGCGTTTTTTTCAAGCCGGACCGGCCATCGCTTCGTGAGATTCTGCTTTGCCAAGACCGATGGTGACCTCGTCGAAGCTTGCGAGCGCCTATCCCGTCTTCCATAG
- a CDS encoding Peptide-methionine (S)-S-oxide reductase MsrA, whose amino-acid sequence MDIAIRIRMCLLFFLSMVAGGTLVSSGQAADNAGLAKAYFAGGCFWCMEEVFEKVAGVTSVTSGYMGGRAENPSYEEVSRGGTGHAESVEVVYDQAKVSYAKLLDAFWRNVDPVTPNAQFCDHGSQYRSAIFYQTDEEKRLAEESKRAIEQSKRLPQPIVTELVMASRFYPAEEYHQDFYKKNPIRYKFYKYNCGRAQRLEELWGPS is encoded by the coding sequence ATGGACATCGCGATAAGAATCAGGATGTGCCTGTTGTTTTTCTTGTCTATGGTGGCGGGAGGAACCCTCGTTTCATCAGGTCAGGCCGCGGACAATGCCGGTCTTGCCAAGGCCTACTTCGCCGGGGGCTGTTTCTGGTGCATGGAGGAGGTGTTCGAGAAGGTCGCGGGTGTCACCTCCGTGACCAGCGGATACATGGGAGGGAGGGCTGAGAACCCCAGCTACGAAGAGGTGTCGCGGGGCGGAACGGGCCATGCGGAATCGGTCGAAGTGGTCTACGATCAAGCCAAGGTGAGTTACGCGAAGCTACTCGATGCGTTCTGGCGCAATGTGGACCCTGTGACGCCCAACGCGCAGTTCTGTGACCACGGCAGCCAGTATCGCTCGGCGATTTTCTATCAGACCGATGAGGAGAAACGCTTGGCAGAAGAGTCGAAGCGTGCCATTGAGCAGTCCAAACGGTTGCCCCAACCTATCGTCACGGAACTCGTGATGGCGTCGCGTTTCTATCCGGCCGAAGAGTATCACCAGGACTTCTATAAAAAGAATCCGATCCGGTACAAATTCTACAAGTACAACTGCGGGCGAGCCCAGCGGTTGGAAGAGCTCTGGGGGCCGTCGTGA
- a CDS encoding 2-hydroxy-3-oxopropionate reductase, with product MDVALLGTGLLGQAVAERLHATGHNLSAYNRSAEKTLPLHRLGLRIAPTAEDAISHAKAVLLLLSDAAAIRALLFDQAARRVVTGRTIIQMGTIGPSESRSIKQEVEDLGARYLEAPVLGSMAEARAGTLLIMVGADAEHFAEWEPFLRCLGSDVRLIGPVGTAALLKLALNQLIAAETAAFALSLGLIRNEGIEVETFMALLRKSALYAPTFDKKLPRLLERNYEQPNFSVQHLLKDVELILQAAETRHLASGGLQGIRSLLKDTIDLGLGAVDYSALYERIDPGKGHRP from the coding sequence ATGGACGTCGCCCTGTTGGGTACTGGATTGCTGGGACAGGCGGTGGCGGAGCGATTGCATGCCACGGGCCACAACCTGTCGGCCTACAACCGTTCTGCGGAGAAGACCCTCCCTCTGCACCGACTCGGTCTCCGAATCGCCCCGACTGCCGAAGATGCCATATCCCACGCAAAGGCGGTCCTGCTCCTGCTGTCGGATGCTGCAGCGATCCGCGCCCTGCTGTTCGATCAGGCCGCCAGGCGCGTGGTCACGGGGCGCACCATCATCCAGATGGGTACCATCGGTCCTTCAGAGAGTCGCTCGATAAAGCAAGAGGTCGAAGACTTGGGCGCTCGGTACTTGGAGGCGCCGGTGCTCGGCAGCATGGCGGAGGCCAGGGCCGGCACGCTCTTGATCATGGTCGGTGCGGATGCGGAGCACTTTGCCGAATGGGAACCGTTCCTGCGCTGCTTGGGATCCGACGTGCGCCTGATCGGTCCGGTCGGAACGGCCGCCCTGCTAAAACTCGCCTTGAATCAGCTCATTGCAGCCGAAACGGCGGCCTTCGCACTCAGCCTGGGGTTGATACGCAACGAAGGCATCGAGGTGGAGACATTTATGGCGCTGTTGCGAAAGAGCGCCTTGTACGCGCCGACGTTCGACAAGAAACTGCCGCGATTGTTGGAGAGAAACTACGAACAGCCGAACTTTTCCGTGCAGCACCTGCTCAAGGACGTCGAGTTGATCCTCCAAGCGGCGGAGACAAGACACCTGGCGAGCGGCGGGCTCCAGGGCATCCGGTCTCTGCTCAAAGACACGATCGACCTGGGATTGGGCGCGGTCGACTACTCAGCCCTCTATGAAAGGATTGATCCTGGGAAAGGGCACAGGCCATGA
- a CDS encoding Soluble lytic murein transglycosylase gives MEIPTEEASGFCRSSQFDTMLYPDRNPRWIHAARAFGPLLVAGCLTVLMPSVSQFPPDSGLTDQNGSRSPEPISSLVATHAKHYGLDPALLRAVIKVESNFNPQAVSSKGAIGLMQLMPLTAAAFHVLDPFDPNENIRAGAALLRRLLDRFGGDLSLALAAYHAGETRVGQAVGLSSLSGTQLYVERVLRHYDRFVTAAHRPPARSLTVRREGYSVATSIPIPE, from the coding sequence ATGGAGATTCCGACCGAGGAGGCGTCCGGCTTCTGCCGGTCGAGCCAGTTCGACACCATGCTCTATCCCGATCGAAATCCGCGATGGATCCACGCGGCTCGCGCCTTCGGTCCCCTGTTGGTGGCAGGATGCCTGACAGTCCTGATGCCCTCAGTGAGTCAATTCCCACCTGATTCCGGACTGACGGACCAGAACGGTTCCCGTTCTCCTGAGCCGATCTCGTCCCTCGTTGCCACCCATGCCAAGCACTATGGGCTTGATCCGGCCCTCCTGCGGGCCGTGATCAAGGTCGAATCGAACTTCAATCCGCAGGCTGTGTCGTCAAAGGGCGCGATCGGACTCATGCAGCTCATGCCGTTGACTGCTGCGGCGTTCCATGTCCTGGACCCGTTCGATCCGAATGAGAATATTCGCGCCGGTGCGGCGTTGCTGCGCCGGCTCCTTGACCGATTCGGAGGCGACCTCTCGCTGGCCCTGGCCGCCTACCATGCCGGCGAAACAAGGGTCGGTCAGGCGGTCGGCCTCTCCTCACTTTCCGGAACGCAACTCTACGTCGAGCGAGTGCTCCGCCACTACGACCGTTTCGTTACCGCTGCCCATCGACCCCCTGCGCGGTCCCTCACGGTCCGTCGCGAGGGCTATTCGGTTGCGACCAGTATCCCAATTCCAGAGTGA